The proteins below come from a single Streptococcus porcinus genomic window:
- a CDS encoding DEAD/DEAH box helicase — protein sequence MKFTELNLSEDIQSAVVTAGFEKASPIQEMTIPLALEGKDVIGQAQTGTGKTAAFGLPTLNKIRTDENIIQALVIAPTRELAVQSQEELFRFGRDKGVKVRSVYGGASIDKQIKALKSGAHIVVGTPGRLLDLIKRKALKLDHVETLILDEADEMLNMGFLEDIEAIISRVPEERQTLLFSATMPAPIKQIGVKFMKNPEHVQIKNKELTNVNVEQYYVRVKEQEKFDTMTRLMDVDQPELSIVFGRTKRRVDEITRGLKLRGFRAEGIHGDLDQNKRLRVIRDFKGDQVDILVATDVAARGLDISNVTHVYNYDITQDPESYVHRIGRTGRAGKSGESITFVSPNEMGYLSMIENLTKKQMKPLKPATAEEAFQAKKKVALKKIERDFADEAIRSNFEKFKGDAIQLASEFTPEELALYILSLTVQDPADQPEVEIAREKPLPFKYVGGGHGGGKKSSKGGRGRGSRDGERRGGYRGKRDDRRGGERRDDRRKDKRDENGGSRDFKRKSKRQAKEFFNKDKKSAGKDSGFVIRHKGE from the coding sequence AATTAAACTTATCTGAAGACATCCAATCAGCTGTTGTAACAGCAGGTTTTGAAAAAGCATCTCCTATCCAAGAGATGACTATTCCATTAGCTTTAGAAGGAAAAGATGTCATTGGTCAAGCACAAACAGGAACTGGTAAAACAGCTGCTTTTGGTCTTCCAACCTTGAATAAGATCCGTACGGATGAAAATATCATCCAAGCACTTGTTATTGCTCCAACGCGTGAACTTGCTGTGCAAAGTCAGGAAGAACTTTTCCGTTTTGGTCGTGATAAAGGCGTTAAAGTTCGCTCCGTCTACGGTGGTGCAAGTATTGATAAACAAATTAAAGCCCTTAAATCAGGAGCTCATATTGTTGTTGGTACACCAGGTCGTTTACTTGACTTAATTAAACGTAAAGCATTAAAACTTGACCATGTTGAGACGCTTATTTTGGATGAAGCTGATGAAATGCTTAATATGGGATTCTTAGAAGATATTGAAGCTATTATTAGCCGTGTCCCTGAGGAACGCCAAACCTTGCTATTTTCAGCAACTATGCCAGCACCTATTAAACAAATTGGTGTTAAGTTTATGAAAAATCCAGAGCACGTTCAAATTAAAAATAAAGAACTTACAAATGTGAATGTTGAACAATATTATGTTCGCGTGAAAGAACAAGAAAAATTTGATACCATGACACGGTTGATGGACGTTGACCAACCAGAATTATCAATTGTTTTTGGCCGGACAAAGCGTCGCGTCGATGAAATTACTCGTGGTTTGAAATTACGAGGTTTCCGTGCTGAAGGTATCCATGGTGACCTTGATCAGAATAAACGTTTACGCGTTATCCGTGATTTTAAGGGAGATCAGGTTGATATCTTAGTAGCAACAGACGTTGCTGCGCGTGGTCTTGACATTTCAAACGTAACCCATGTGTATAACTACGATATTACACAAGATCCGGAGTCTTATGTTCACCGTATCGGTCGTACAGGCCGTGCTGGTAAATCCGGAGAATCAATCACTTTTGTTTCACCAAATGAAATGGGTTACTTAAGCATGATTGAAAACTTGACTAAGAAACAAATGAAACCACTGAAGCCAGCAACGGCTGAAGAAGCTTTTCAAGCAAAGAAAAAAGTGGCACTTAAAAAGATTGAACGTGATTTTGCAGATGAAGCAATTCGTTCAAATTTTGAAAAGTTTAAAGGTGACGCTATCCAATTAGCCTCTGAATTTACACCTGAAGAGTTAGCACTTTATATTTTGAGTTTAACTGTTCAAGACCCAGCGGATCAACCAGAAGTTGAAATTGCACGTGAAAAACCACTTCCATTCAAATATGTTGGTGGTGGCCACGGAGGTGGTAAAAAATCTTCCAAAGGTGGTCGAGGTAGAGGTAGCCGTGATGGTGAACGCCGTGGTGGTTATCGTGGGAAACGTGATGACCGTCGTGGCGGAGAAAGACGTGATGACCGTCGCAAAGACAAACGTGATGAGAATGGCGGAAGTCGTGACTTTAAGCGTAAGTCAAAACGTCAGGCAAAAGAATTCTTTAACAAAGATAAAAAGTCTGCAGGTAAGGATTCCGGATTCGTCATCCGCCATAAAGGTGAATAA